A genomic region of Pseudomonas sp. MPC6 contains the following coding sequences:
- the murD gene encoding UDP-N-acetylmuramoyl-L-alanine--D-glutamate ligase has product MSLIASDHFRIVVGLGKSGMSLVRFLANRGVSFAVADTRETPPELATLKRDYPHVEVRCGELDVEFLCRADELYVSPGLALATPALQAAAARGVKLSGDIELFARNAKAPIVAISGSNAKSTVTTLVGEMAAAAGKRVAVGGNLGTPALDLLSDDVELYVMELSSFQLETTDNLGAEVATVLNVSEDHMDRYSGLPAYHLAKHRIFRGARQFVVNRQDALSRPLMGEGQPCWTFGLGKPDFKAFGIREEDGEKYLAFEFQNLMPVRELKIRGAHNQSNALAALALGHAVGLPFDAMLASLRTFAGLEHRCQWVRDLDGVSYYNDSKATNVGAALAAIEGLGADIDGKLVLIAGGDGKGAEFKDLRDPVAANCRAVILLGRDADRIGEAVGDAVPLIRVGSLVEAVAQCRAIAEQGDAVLLSPACASFDMFKNYEDRGHQFVRAVEELA; this is encoded by the coding sequence GTGTCTCTGATCGCTTCTGACCACTTCCGCATCGTTGTCGGCCTCGGCAAGAGCGGCATGTCCCTGGTTCGCTTCCTGGCGAACCGGGGCGTGTCGTTTGCCGTGGCCGATACGCGGGAAACTCCACCGGAACTGGCCACGCTCAAGCGTGACTATCCGCACGTGGAAGTGCGTTGTGGCGAGCTGGACGTCGAGTTCCTGTGCCGTGCCGACGAGCTCTACGTGAGCCCCGGCCTGGCGCTGGCGACCCCGGCCCTGCAGGCTGCCGCCGCCCGTGGCGTGAAATTGTCCGGCGACATCGAGCTGTTCGCGCGTAACGCGAAAGCGCCGATTGTCGCCATCAGCGGTTCCAACGCGAAAAGCACCGTCACTACCCTGGTCGGCGAGATGGCGGCTGCGGCAGGCAAGCGTGTCGCTGTCGGGGGCAACCTCGGCACGCCAGCGCTGGACCTGCTCAGCGACGATGTCGAGCTGTACGTGATGGAACTGTCGAGTTTCCAGCTTGAGACCACCGATAACCTCGGCGCTGAAGTGGCGACTGTGCTCAATGTCAGCGAAGACCACATGGACCGCTACAGCGGACTGCCGGCCTATCACCTGGCCAAGCACCGGATTTTTCGGGGCGCCAGGCAGTTCGTGGTCAACCGCCAGGATGCTCTGAGCCGTCCGTTGATGGGCGAGGGCCAGCCGTGCTGGACCTTCGGCTTGGGCAAGCCCGATTTCAAGGCGTTCGGTATCCGTGAAGAAGATGGCGAGAAGTACCTGGCCTTCGAATTCCAGAACCTGATGCCGGTGCGCGAACTGAAAATCCGCGGCGCGCATAACCAGTCCAACGCCCTGGCCGCATTGGCGCTGGGCCATGCCGTGGGCCTGCCGTTCGACGCCATGCTCGCAAGCCTGCGCACCTTCGCCGGTCTCGAACATCGCTGCCAGTGGGTCCGCGACCTGGATGGCGTGAGCTACTACAACGATTCCAAGGCCACCAACGTCGGCGCCGCACTGGCCGCCATCGAAGGCCTGGGCGCGGACATCGACGGCAAACTCGTGCTGATCGCCGGTGGCGACGGCAAGGGTGCCGAATTCAAGGACCTGCGCGATCCGGTCGCGGCCAACTGCCGTGCCGTCATTCTGCTGGGCCGTGACGCCGACAGGATCGGTGAGGCCGTTGGCGATGCCGTGCCGCTGATTCGCGTCGGTTCGCTGGTCGAAGCCGTGGCGCAATGCCGCGCCATCGCGGAACAGGGCGACGCGGTGCTGCTGTCGCCGGCCTGCGCCAGTTTCGACATGTTCAAGAATTACGAAGACCGTGGTCACCAGTTCGTCCGCGCCGTGGAGGAACTGGCATGA
- the ftsW gene encoding putative lipid II flippase FtsW, which produces MRNIIKPYPSPIITGRGIDLDFPMLAGCLALLGLGLVMITSASSEVAAVQSGNTLYHMIRHLIYLVLGLGACIVTMMIPIATWQRLGWLMLLGAFGLLIMVIIPGIGREVNGSMRWIGFSFFNVQPSEIAKVFVVIYLAGYLVRRQKEVRESWMGFFKPFIVLLPMAGLLLMEPDFGATVVMMGAAAAMLFLGGVGLFRFTLMVALAVGAVTVLVQAQPYRMARLITFTDPWADQFGSGYQLTQALIAFGRGEWLGVGLGNSVQKQFYLPEAHTDFVFSVLAEELGMVGSLCTVGLFVFVCVRGMYIGLWAEKAKQYFAAYVAYGLSFLWIGQFLINIGVNVGLLPTKGLTLPFLSYGGSSLVICCACLGLLLRIEWESRTHLGSEEMEFQESDFAEEPPHGR; this is translated from the coding sequence CTGAGAAACATCATCAAGCCGTATCCATCGCCGATCATCACCGGGCGCGGTATCGACCTCGACTTCCCGATGCTCGCCGGTTGCCTGGCGCTGCTCGGCCTGGGGCTGGTCATGATCACTTCCGCGTCGTCGGAAGTGGCCGCAGTACAGTCGGGCAATACCCTGTACCACATGATCCGCCACCTGATTTACCTGGTCCTCGGCCTGGGGGCGTGCATCGTCACCATGATGATTCCGATTGCCACCTGGCAACGCCTCGGCTGGCTGATGCTGCTTGGTGCCTTCGGTTTGCTGATAATGGTGATCATCCCGGGGATCGGCCGTGAGGTGAACGGCTCGATGCGCTGGATCGGTTTCAGTTTCTTCAACGTGCAGCCATCGGAAATCGCCAAGGTATTTGTCGTCATTTACCTCGCCGGTTACCTCGTGCGTCGCCAGAAAGAAGTGCGTGAAAGCTGGATGGGGTTCTTCAAGCCCTTCATCGTGCTGTTGCCGATGGCCGGCCTGCTGCTGATGGAGCCGGACTTCGGTGCCACCGTGGTCATGATGGGCGCGGCGGCCGCGATGCTGTTCCTCGGCGGGGTCGGGCTGTTCCGCTTCACCTTGATGGTGGCGCTGGCAGTCGGGGCGGTGACCGTCCTGGTGCAGGCGCAACCCTACCGGATGGCTCGTCTGATTACCTTCACCGACCCCTGGGCCGACCAGTTCGGTTCCGGCTACCAACTGACCCAGGCGCTGATCGCCTTCGGTCGTGGCGAGTGGCTGGGCGTTGGCCTGGGCAACAGCGTGCAGAAGCAGTTCTACCTGCCGGAAGCTCACACTGACTTCGTGTTCTCGGTACTGGCCGAAGAGCTCGGCATGGTGGGTTCCCTGTGCACCGTCGGCCTGTTCGTGTTCGTGTGTGTGCGCGGCATGTACATCGGCTTGTGGGCTGAAAAAGCCAAGCAGTATTTCGCGGCGTATGTGGCCTACGGCCTGTCGTTCCTGTGGATCGGTCAGTTCCTGATCAACATCGGGGTGAATGTCGGCCTGTTGCCGACCAAAGGCCTGACCCTGCCGTTCCTCAGTTATGGCGGCAGTTCGCTGGTGATCTGCTGTGCCTGTCTCGGCTTGTTGCTGCGTATCGAGTGGGAGAGTCGAACCCACCTGGGCAGTGAAGAGATGGAGTTCCAGGAGAGCGACTTCGCCGAGGAGCCGCCCCATGGCCGCTAA
- the murC gene encoding UDP-N-acetylmuramate--L-alanine ligase: protein MVENQKAMPHPEMRRIRRIHFVGIGGVGMCGIAEVLLNLGYQVSGSDLKASPVTERLESFGAQIFIGHRAENAATADVLVTSSAVNTSNPEVATALERRIPVVPRAEMLAELMRYRHGIAVAGTHGKTTTTSLIASVFAAGGLDPTFVIGGRLNAAGTNAQLGSSRYLIAEADESDASFLHLQPLVAVVTNIDADHMATYDGDFNKLKKTFVEFLHNLPFYGLAVVCLDDPVVREILPLVKRPTVTYGFDDDADVRAINVRQQGMQTFFTVLRPDREPLDVSVNMPGNHNVLNSLATICIATDEGVSDEAIVQGLSGFQGVGRRFQVYGELPVEGGSVMLVDDYGHHPTEVAAVIKAVRGGWPERRLVMVYQPHRYSRTRDLYDDFVNVLADANVLLLMEVYPAGEEPIPGADSRKLCNSIRQRGQLDPIYIERGVDLAPIVKPLLRAGDILLCQGAGDIGGLAPKLLKSPLFAGAVAAPSVGKLK from the coding sequence ATGGTTGAGAATCAGAAAGCCATGCCGCATCCGGAAATGCGCCGCATCCGTCGCATCCACTTCGTCGGTATCGGCGGCGTGGGCATGTGCGGCATCGCCGAAGTGCTGCTGAACCTGGGCTATCAAGTGTCCGGTTCGGACCTTAAGGCTTCGCCGGTCACCGAGCGTCTCGAGTCCTTTGGCGCCCAGATCTTTATCGGCCACCGTGCCGAGAACGCCGCGACCGCCGATGTACTGGTCACCTCCAGTGCCGTGAACACGTCCAACCCGGAAGTCGCCACCGCCCTGGAACGCCGGATTCCGGTGGTGCCGCGGGCAGAAATGCTCGCCGAGCTGATGCGTTATCGCCACGGCATCGCCGTCGCTGGTACCCACGGCAAAACCACCACCACCAGCCTGATCGCTTCGGTGTTCGCCGCCGGTGGCCTGGACCCGACATTCGTGATCGGTGGCCGTCTGAATGCAGCGGGCACCAATGCCCAGCTCGGTTCCAGTCGTTACCTGATTGCCGAAGCCGATGAAAGCGACGCCAGTTTCCTGCACTTGCAGCCGCTGGTGGCCGTGGTCACCAACATCGACGCCGATCACATGGCGACCTACGACGGTGACTTCAACAAGCTGAAGAAAACCTTCGTCGAGTTCCTGCACAACCTGCCGTTCTACGGTCTGGCGGTGGTGTGCCTGGACGATCCGGTGGTGCGCGAAATCCTGCCATTGGTCAAGCGCCCGACCGTCACGTACGGCTTCGACGACGACGCCGACGTGCGCGCGATCAATGTACGCCAGCAAGGCATGCAGACCTTCTTCACCGTGCTGCGCCCTGACCGTGAACCGCTGGATGTCTCGGTGAACATGCCGGGCAACCACAACGTGCTCAACTCGCTGGCGACCATCTGCATCGCCACTGACGAGGGCGTCAGCGATGAAGCCATCGTCCAGGGCCTGTCCGGGTTCCAGGGTGTCGGCCGACGCTTCCAGGTCTACGGCGAACTGCCGGTAGAAGGCGGCAGCGTGATGCTGGTCGACGACTACGGTCACCACCCGACCGAAGTGGCAGCGGTCATTAAAGCCGTGCGCGGTGGCTGGCCGGAGCGCCGCCTGGTGATGGTTTACCAGCCGCACCGCTACAGCCGTACCCGCGACCTGTACGACGATTTCGTCAATGTATTGGCCGATGCCAACGTGCTGCTGCTGATGGAAGTCTACCCGGCCGGTGAAGAGCCGATTCCGGGCGCAGACAGCCGCAAGCTGTGCAACAGCATCCGCCAGCGCGGCCAGCTCGACCCGATCTACATCGAGCGCGGGGTCGACCTCGCGCCGATCGTCAAGCCACTGCTGCGTGCCGGCGACATCCTGCTGTGCCAGGGCGCCGGTGACATCGGTGGTCTCGCACCGAAGCTGTTGAAGAGTCCGTTGTTCGCTGGCGCCGTTGCTGCGCCGAGCGTGGGGAAGTTGAAATGA
- the mraY gene encoding phospho-N-acetylmuramoyl-pentapeptide-transferase has translation MLLLLAEYLQQFYKGFAVFQYLTLRGILGVLTALVLSLCYGPWMIRTLQNRQIGQSVRNDGPQSHLSKSGTPTMGGALILSSIGVSTLLWADLSNRYVWTVLLVTLLFGAIGWVDDYRKVIEKNSRGLPSRWKYFWQSVFGLGAAIFLFMTATTPVETTLILPMLKDHSIALGAGFIVLTYFVIVGSSNAVNLTDGLDGLAIMPTVMVGGGLGIFCYLSGNVKFAEYLLIPYVPGAGELIVFCGALIGAGLGFLWFNTYPAQVFMGDVGALALGAALGTIAVIVRQEIVLFIMGGVFVMETLSVVIQVASFKLTGRRVFRMAPIHHHFELKGWPEPRVIVRFWIITVILVLVGLATLKLR, from the coding sequence ATGCTGCTGCTGCTAGCGGAGTATCTGCAACAGTTCTACAAAGGCTTCGCGGTCTTCCAGTACCTGACCCTGCGCGGGATCCTCGGTGTGCTGACCGCGCTGGTTTTGTCGCTGTGCTATGGCCCGTGGATGATCCGTACTTTGCAGAACCGTCAGATCGGTCAATCCGTTCGCAACGACGGTCCACAATCGCACCTGTCCAAATCCGGCACCCCGACCATGGGCGGCGCGCTGATTCTTTCGTCCATCGGCGTCAGCACCTTGCTCTGGGCTGACCTGAGCAACCGTTATGTCTGGACCGTGCTGCTGGTGACCTTGCTGTTCGGCGCCATCGGCTGGGTCGACGACTACCGCAAGGTGATCGAGAAGAACTCCCGTGGTCTGCCGAGTCGCTGGAAATACTTCTGGCAATCGGTGTTCGGCCTGGGAGCGGCGATCTTCCTGTTCATGACCGCCACAACGCCGGTGGAAACCACCCTGATCCTGCCGATGCTCAAGGACCACAGCATTGCGCTGGGCGCAGGCTTCATCGTGCTGACCTATTTCGTGATTGTCGGGTCGAGCAACGCGGTCAACCTGACCGACGGCCTCGACGGCCTGGCGATCATGCCGACCGTGATGGTTGGCGGCGGCCTGGGGATCTTCTGCTACCTCTCGGGTAACGTGAAGTTCGCTGAATACCTGCTGATTCCTTATGTACCGGGTGCCGGCGAGTTGATCGTATTCTGCGGCGCGCTGATCGGCGCGGGCCTGGGTTTCCTCTGGTTCAACACCTATCCGGCCCAGGTGTTCATGGGCGACGTTGGCGCGCTGGCGCTGGGCGCGGCCCTGGGCACTATCGCGGTGATCGTCCGTCAGGAAATCGTCCTGTTCATCATGGGCGGCGTGTTCGTGATGGAGACCCTGTCGGTCGTCATCCAGGTTGCATCCTTCAAGCTGACCGGTCGCCGTGTGTTTCGCATGGCACCGATTCACCACCACTTTGAACTCAAGGGCTGGCCCGAGCCGCGTGTGATCGTCCGATTCTGGATCATCACCGTGATTCTGGTACTGGTCGGCCTTGCCACCCTGAAGCTGAGGTAG
- the ftsA gene encoding cell division protein FtsA, with amino-acid sequence MANVQSGKMIVGLDIGTSKVVALVGEVSDDGTLEIVGIGTHPSRGLKKGVVVNIESTVQSIQRAIEEAQLMAGCRIHSAFVGVAGNHIRSLNSHGIVAIRDREVSAADLERVLDAAQAVAIPADQRVLHTLPQDYVIDNQEGVREPLGMSGVRLEAKVHVVTCAVNAAQNIEKCVRRCGLEIDDIILEQLASAYSVLTDDEKELGVCLVDIGGGTTDIAIFTEGAIRHTAVIPIAGDQVTNDIAMALRTPTQYAEEIKIRYACALAKLAGAGETIKVPSVGDRPPRELSRQALAEVVEPRYDELFTLIQAELRRSGYEDLIPAGIVLTGGTSKMEGAVELAEEIFHMPVRLGVPHGVKGLDDVVRNPIYSTGVGLLMYGLQKQSDGISFSGISSRDSYSNEEPKVALLDRFKSWVQGNF; translated from the coding sequence ATGGCAAACGTGCAAAGCGGCAAAATGATCGTCGGTCTCGATATCGGCACCTCCAAGGTGGTGGCGCTGGTCGGCGAGGTCTCGGACGACGGCACGCTGGAAATTGTCGGGATCGGTACTCATCCGTCCCGTGGCCTGAAGAAAGGCGTGGTGGTGAACATCGAGTCCACCGTGCAGTCGATCCAGCGCGCGATCGAAGAAGCGCAGTTGATGGCCGGTTGCCGGATCCACTCGGCGTTCGTTGGTGTGGCGGGCAATCACATCCGCAGCTTGAACTCCCACGGCATCGTCGCTATTCGCGATCGCGAAGTCAGCGCCGCCGACCTTGAACGTGTGCTCGACGCCGCCCAGGCTGTGGCGATCCCGGCCGACCAGCGCGTGCTGCATACTCTGCCGCAGGATTATGTGATCGATAACCAGGAAGGCGTGCGTGAGCCGCTGGGCATGTCCGGCGTACGCCTGGAAGCCAAGGTCCACGTGGTCACCTGTGCCGTCAACGCTGCACAGAACATTGAAAAATGCGTGCGTCGCTGCGGCCTGGAAATCGACGACATCATTCTCGAGCAGCTGGCATCCGCGTACTCGGTGCTGACCGACGACGAGAAAGAGCTGGGCGTGTGCCTGGTGGACATCGGCGGCGGCACCACCGACATCGCGATCTTCACCGAAGGCGCGATCCGTCACACCGCGGTGATCCCGATTGCGGGCGACCAGGTGACCAACGACATCGCCATGGCGTTGCGCACCCCGACCCAGTACGCCGAAGAAATCAAGATTCGCTACGCCTGCGCCCTGGCCAAGCTGGCCGGTGCCGGTGAAACCATCAAGGTGCCAAGTGTCGGCGACCGTCCGCCGCGCGAGCTGTCCCGCCAGGCCCTGGCCGAAGTGGTCGAGCCGCGTTACGACGAGCTGTTCACGCTGATCCAGGCCGAACTGCGTCGCAGCGGCTACGAAGACCTGATCCCGGCCGGCATCGTGCTGACCGGCGGTACTTCGAAAATGGAAGGCGCGGTCGAACTGGCCGAAGAAATCTTCCACATGCCGGTCCGCCTGGGCGTGCCCCATGGCGTCAAGGGCCTGGACGACGTCGTCCGCAACCCGATCTATTCCACCGGCGTCGGCCTGTTGATGTACGGCCTGCAGAAGCAGTCCGACGGGATTTCGTTCTCGGGCATCAGCAGCCGCGACAGTTACAGCAATGAAGAGCCGAAAGTCGCCTTGCTCGATCGCTTCAAGAGCTGGGTCCAGGGCAACTTCTAA
- a CDS encoding cell division protein FtsQ/DivIB produces the protein MQGAQLRHQPPAPTGRKPVPRGASRMVAKEPMSARLPKANFAFVKSLFWPVLLVVLGFGTYEGTQRLLPYADRPISKIAVQGDLSYISQQAVQQRIAPFVAASFFTIDLAGMRTELEQMPWIAHAEVRRVWPDQVVIRLEEQLPVARWGDESLLNNQGQAFTPRELANYEHLPQLFGPQRAQQKVMQQYQVLSQMLRPLGFSIARLELRDRGSWFLTTGAGSAGPGIELLLGRGNQVEKMRRFIAIYDKTLKEQITNIARIDLRYANGLAVGWREPVAPTTAQPAVAKN, from the coding sequence ATGCAAGGCGCCCAGCTGAGACATCAGCCCCCCGCACCGACCGGCCGCAAGCCGGTGCCGCGGGGTGCCAGCCGAATGGTGGCCAAAGAGCCGATGTCTGCGCGCCTGCCGAAAGCCAATTTTGCTTTTGTCAAAAGCCTGTTCTGGCCGGTGCTGCTGGTAGTGCTGGGTTTCGGCACCTACGAAGGCACGCAGCGCTTGTTGCCGTATGCCGATCGGCCGATCAGCAAAATCGCCGTGCAGGGCGACTTGAGTTACATCAGCCAGCAAGCGGTGCAGCAGCGGATAGCGCCATTCGTGGCGGCGAGCTTCTTCACCATCGACCTGGCGGGCATGCGCACCGAGCTGGAACAGATGCCATGGATTGCCCACGCGGAAGTGCGCAGGGTGTGGCCGGATCAAGTGGTGATCCGCCTGGAAGAACAACTGCCGGTGGCCCGTTGGGGTGATGAATCGCTGTTGAACAACCAGGGTCAGGCGTTCACCCCGCGTGAACTGGCGAACTACGAACACTTGCCACAGTTGTTCGGTCCACAACGGGCTCAACAGAAAGTGATGCAGCAATACCAGGTGCTGAGCCAGATGCTCAGGCCATTGGGCTTCTCGATTGCACGGCTGGAGTTGCGTGATCGAGGCAGCTGGTTCCTGACCACCGGCGCCGGCAGCGCGGGTCCGGGGATTGAACTGCTGCTGGGACGCGGCAACCAGGTGGAAAAGATGCGCCGCTTCATTGCCATCTATGACAAGACGCTCAAAGAACAGATTACGAACATTGCGCGCATCGATCTGCGCTACGCCAACGGCCTCGCTGTTGGCTGGCGGGAACCTGTAGCGCCCACGACGGCCCAACCCGCTGTCGCGAAGAATTAA
- a CDS encoding D-alanine--D-alanine ligase: protein MTAAYANLVSTIAPKDFGRVAVLFGGKSAEREVSLKSGNAVLDALLSAGVDAFGLDVGDDLLQRLLNEKIDRAFIILHGRGGEDGSMQGLLECLGIPYTGSGILASALAMDKLRTKQVWHSLGIPTPRHAVLSCEADCISAATELGFPLIVKPAHEGSSIGMAKVTSASELIDAWKAASTYDSQVLVEQWIQGPEFTIATLRDQVLPPIALGTTHSFYDYDAKYVASDTQYRIPCGLDSSKEQELMDLTAKACEALGIAGWGRADVMQDADGQFWFLEVNTAPGMTDHSLVPMAARAAGLDFQQLVLAILAASVAGNAASHVANNKEPRG from the coding sequence ATGACTGCTGCTTACGCCAACCTTGTCTCCACTATTGCACCGAAAGACTTCGGCCGCGTCGCCGTGCTCTTCGGCGGCAAGAGTGCCGAGCGTGAGGTCTCCCTGAAGTCGGGTAACGCCGTGCTCGACGCGCTGCTGAGCGCCGGTGTGGATGCGTTCGGTCTCGACGTCGGCGATGACCTGTTGCAGCGTCTGCTCAACGAAAAAATCGACCGCGCCTTCATCATCCTCCACGGCCGTGGCGGTGAAGACGGCAGCATGCAGGGCCTGCTGGAATGCCTGGGCATTCCATACACCGGCAGCGGCATCCTGGCCTCGGCACTGGCGATGGACAAGCTGCGCACCAAACAGGTCTGGCACAGCCTCGGCATTCCGACGCCACGCCATGCGGTGCTGAGCTGCGAAGCCGATTGTATTTCGGCGGCGACGGAACTGGGCTTCCCTTTGATCGTCAAACCGGCCCATGAAGGTTCAAGTATCGGGATGGCCAAAGTGACCTCCGCGTCTGAATTGATCGACGCGTGGAAAGCGGCCAGTACCTACGATTCGCAAGTGTTGGTCGAGCAATGGATTCAAGGTCCGGAGTTCACCATCGCCACCCTGCGTGACCAGGTGTTGCCACCGATTGCCCTGGGCACGACGCACAGCTTCTACGACTACGACGCCAAGTACGTGGCATCCGATACCCAGTACCGGATCCCCTGTGGCCTGGACAGCAGCAAAGAACAAGAACTCATGGACCTCACGGCCAAAGCCTGTGAGGCGCTGGGTATCGCCGGTTGGGGCAGGGCGGACGTGATGCAGGACGCCGACGGGCAGTTCTGGTTCCTGGAAGTCAACACCGCGCCGGGCATGACCGATCACAGTCTGGTGCCGATGGCGGCCCGTGCCGCCGGCCTGGATTTCCAGCAACTGGTATTGGCGATCCTGGCGGCCAGTGTTGCCGGTAACGCTGCCAGCCACGTAGCCAATAACAAAGAGCCGCGAGGTTAA
- the murG gene encoding undecaprenyldiphospho-muramoylpentapeptide beta-N-acetylglucosaminyltransferase, producing the protein MAANVLIMAGGTGGHVFPALACAREFQARGYTVHWLGTPRGIENELVPMAGIELHRINASGVRGKGKLSLLKAPFMVLKSIWQARAIIRQLQPVCVVGFGGFVTGPGGVAAKLAGVPVIVHEQNAVAGTANRLLVPLAARVCEAFPDTFTLSGSRRTTGNPVRTELFLDTPRPALAGRKARLLILGGSLGAEPLNKLLPEALSQVVPDLRPEVFHQAGKNHDEVTAERYRAAGVEAQVEPFIKDMAQAYGWADLVVCRAGALTISELAAAGLPSMLVPLPHAIDDHQTRNADYLAREGAAFLMPQRTTGAADLAARLTEVLMQPQRLADMATAARRLAKPDATRNVVDTCLEVAHG; encoded by the coding sequence ATGGCCGCTAACGTCTTGATCATGGCGGGCGGCACCGGTGGCCACGTGTTCCCGGCGCTGGCCTGTGCCCGCGAATTCCAGGCCCGGGGCTACACCGTGCATTGGCTGGGGACCCCGCGCGGCATCGAGAATGAACTGGTGCCGATGGCCGGTATCGAACTGCACCGGATCAACGCCAGTGGCGTGCGCGGCAAGGGCAAGTTGTCCCTGCTCAAGGCCCCGTTCATGGTGCTCAAGTCCATTTGGCAGGCACGGGCGATCATTCGCCAGCTGCAGCCGGTGTGTGTGGTCGGCTTTGGTGGTTTTGTGACCGGTCCTGGCGGTGTCGCGGCCAAACTGGCGGGCGTGCCGGTGATCGTTCACGAGCAGAACGCCGTGGCCGGTACCGCCAATCGGTTGCTGGTGCCGTTGGCCGCCCGGGTCTGTGAAGCGTTCCCCGACACCTTTACCCTGTCGGGCAGCCGTAGGACCACCGGTAACCCGGTGCGCACCGAGCTGTTCCTCGACACACCGCGACCCGCCCTGGCGGGGCGCAAGGCGCGTTTGCTGATCCTGGGCGGAAGCCTGGGCGCAGAACCGTTGAACAAGTTGCTGCCTGAAGCCCTGTCGCAAGTCGTCCCCGACCTGCGTCCGGAAGTGTTTCATCAGGCCGGCAAAAACCACGATGAAGTGACTGCAGAGCGCTATCGCGCGGCTGGCGTCGAGGCGCAAGTAGAGCCTTTCATCAAAGACATGGCCCAAGCCTATGGCTGGGCCGACCTGGTGGTGTGCCGCGCAGGCGCGCTGACCATCAGTGAACTGGCTGCCGCCGGTCTGCCCTCGATGCTGGTGCCATTGCCCCATGCAATCGACGATCACCAGACCCGCAACGCCGATTATTTGGCCCGTGAAGGCGCTGCCTTCCTGATGCCGCAAAGAACGACTGGCGCAGCGGATCTTGCCGCACGCCTGACAGAGGTCCTGATGCAACCACAACGACTCGCCGACATGGCCACCGCCGCCCGCCGCCTGGCCAAACCCGATGCCACCCGTAACGTGGTCGATACCTGCCTGGAGGTGGCCCATGGTTGA